In the Daphnia pulicaria isolate SC F1-1A chromosome 2, SC_F0-13Bv2, whole genome shotgun sequence genome, one interval contains:
- the LOC124327153 gene encoding protein odr-4 homolog yields the protein MGRTVIAEDGIEAYVACLASKKELVVGLIFGQEITSQKSCVIHMARTPEPVPEDNEENELESSSHTKNADKGKLNTEDFDDSLVLDHARQVMRSLPGGITILGVFMVSSVDPFQNSTMNNRLRKLLTSIDLIVGKSSVTVRQQLTCERIALHISNTNIKYNCKTLDIASPIASPKPADWKFVNAAGSPWIELQCTTNVEFFIGLSDSESSGTLRQQLETGIDLYSKAVKQCISLFDGKILSDSDLLDDASTEKSTGKKKSSKQHNSSEERMKTMNVQILIPEIETKQEKQECSSELRFGGQMCIKAYVHGKATVREAGQVIKEDILRSLWARCDMHCDSLIGEEQRGQPDVKAVLHEPPRRVLAPLPFSPISVSDYLFPGEGPADSLASLADLLDLGTLLDGDVQDYWEAAAEVNDAELQIQSDSTLLETSVTKQILATPSTNSRAILLSGLIALLAIVFSYLTLQIFKTN from the exons ATGGGACGAACAGTCATTGCCGAAGATGGAATTGAGGCGTACGTAGCATGTTTGGCatcaaaaaaagagttggtcgTTGGTTTAATTTTCGGCCAAGAAATTACTTCCCAAAAGTCGTGTGTAATTCACATGGCTCGAACGCCGGAACCCGTCCCTGAAGATaatgaagaaaacgaattGGAATCCTCCTCACACACCAAAAATGCAGACAAAGGAAAGCTGAATACTGAAGATTTCGATGATTCTTTAGTGCTTGACCATGCTCGACAG GTGATGAGATCTTTACCTGGAGGGATCACAATATTAGGTGTTTTTATGGTTTCAAGTGTAGATCCGTTTCAGAATTCCACAATGAATAATCGTCTAAGAAAGCTATTGACTTCAATTGATCTTATTGTTGGGAAAAGTTCTGTTACTGTCAGACAACAATTGACATGTGAAAGGATTGCGCTACACATTTCGAACACCAACATTAA GTACAATTGCAAAACCTTAGACATTGCTAGCCCAATTGCTTCTCCTAAACCTGCTGATTGGAAATTTGTTAATGCTGCTGGTTCTCCTTGGATAGAACTACAGTGCACAACAAATGTAGAGTTTTTTATTGGGTTGTCAGATTCAGAATCTTCAGGTACCCTGAGACAACAGCTGGAA accgGGATAGATCTGTATAGCAAAGCTGTCAAGCAATGCATCTCTCTTTTTGATGGGAAAATCCTATCGGATTCGGATTTATTGGATGACGCATCAACCGAAAAGAGCactggaaaaaagaagtcCTCAAAGCAACATAATAGCAGCGAGGAACGAATGAAAACTATGAATGTTCAAATCCTTATTCCAGAG ATCGAAACTAAGCAAGAAAAGCAAGAATGTTCTTCAGAGCTGAGATTTGGAGGCCAAATGTGTATCAAGGCTTATGTGCACGGAAAGGCTACTGTTCGGGAAGCAGGCCAA GTCATCAAGGAAGATATATTGCGCTCGCTATGGGCTCGATGTGACATGCATTGCGATTCGTTGATTGGAGAAGAGCAGCGAGGGCAGCCGGATG TCAAAGCTGTTCTACACGAACCTCCAAGAAGAGTCTTGGCTCCTCTCCCGTTCAGTCCAATATCTGTGTCTGATTACCTTTTCCCCGGAGAAGGACCAGCAGACTCTTTGGCATCTCTGGCTGATCTGCTGGACTTGGGCACGCTATTGGATGGCGACGTTCAG GATTATTGGGAAGCAGCTGCAGAGGTAAATGATGCCGAGCTGCAGATCCAATCGGATAGTACGCTCTTGGAAACGTCAGTGACTAAACAGATTTTAGCGACGCCTTCCACTAATTCACGCGCCATTTTGCTCTCCGGTCTCATCGCTCTTCTGGCTATagttttttcatatttaactCTACAAATATTCAAAACCAACTGA
- the LOC124326995 gene encoding tolloid-like protein 1, which yields MHPSITSRTAVRRPPVIVLFHVGLAVVASALLVGPQPVESHLAEEFSIQQLLTKRFPHRISDDIYLDPCKAEGFVGDIALPNVRYELEYELQSRRDKELASKTGQVLIDWEIDGDQAEAEKEADRPTAFINGSSTLQPHRLHHSAQLQSDETSNDGQQARPGGRQRQGRKQASITEHKRKSDLEDELVELDALAGSKTLSSNEAHGNGHDNESKPSRSTDDKSTTKRSKSKMTKAKKNKRKDRIRQITEKPTALIRSRRAATARKERIWDFGVIPYEIDANFSGAHKALFKQAMRHWENFTCVKFVERTADHPHFIVFTERACGCCSFVGKRGNGAQAISIGKNCDKFGIVVHELGHVVGFWHEHTRPDRDNHVHIIRENIMAGQEYNFNKLTSEEVNSLGLSYDFDSIMHYARNTFSKGTYLDTILPQADPETKSRPEIGQRIRLSEGDISQTNKLYKCPKCGRTFQENKASFTSPVFPPGTVSEDGERCEWRITATHGERIVLNITELDVFKGDNCKYDYVEIRDGYWHKSPLLGRFCGSTRLPDPVMSSGSRMLVTFQSSPRQIGYKGFSASYEALCGGDLNVDSGHLESPNFPDDYQPNKECTWKITVPSDYQVALKFQSFEIENHDNCVYDFLEIRDGHEPTSPLIGVYCGYNIPEDIKSSSNKMWIKFVSDNSVQKAGFSAIFMNEFDECASLDHGCEHSCVNTLGGYECQCRIGFELHSDGKRCEDACGGLIDSPNGTIISPSFPDLYPSNKHCIWEIFAPPQYRITLNFTHFDLEGNNQDCEYDHVEVRSKLSENELRKHGVFCGTHLPPVVTSEGNVLRIEFASDNSVQKTGFAAVYFTDKDECAVNNGGCQQECRNTIGSYVCACNNGFTLHENGHDCKEGGCKHEIRAPYGEVLSPNYPHPYPARKECVWHFTTTPGHRIKLVFHEFEIESHHECAYDHVALFDGDSSEDTTLGRFCGLKAPHPIVASGNELYMVFKSDASVQRKGFQATHATVCGGHLQATTGVKHFYSHAKYGDHNYENKEDCDWIIEAPAGKNVHLTFLTFELEDEHECGYDSIEVYQGFDDSGPTNGRYCGNRVPPEIVSLNEALLVRFKSDDTINSKGFSAAYVAIDENENEDLPKSQQSVRYN from the exons ATGCATCCGTCCATTACGAGTCGGACCGCTGTCAGACGGCCGCCCGTCATCGTTTTGTTTCATGTGGGTCTTGCCGTCGTCGCTTCGGCGTTGCTGGTCGGTCCGCAACCGGTCGAGTCTCACTTGGCCGAAGAATTCAGTATCCAGCAACTCTTAACCAAACGCTTTCCTCATCGGATATCTGACGACATTTACCTGGATCCTTGTAAAGCAG AGGGCTTTGTCGGTGATATTGCATTGCCCAACGTTCGCTACGAGTTGGAGTACGAGCTGCAGTCGAGGCGAGATAAAGAGCTGGCCAGCAAAACAGGTCAAGTGCTCATCGACTGGGAGATCGACGGCGATCAAGCGGAAGCCGAGAAAGAAGCCGATCGACCAACAGCTTTCATCAACGGCTCATCCACCCTTCAGCCGCATCGTCTCCATCATTCTGCTCAACTGCAGTCGGACGAGACATCCAACGATGGCCAGCAAGCCCGTCCGGGCGGTCGGCAACGCCAAGGCAGGAAGCAAGCATCCATCACAGA ACATAAGAGGAAGAGCGATCTGGAGGATGAGTTGGTGGAGTTGGATGCGCTGGCGGGGTCAAAGACTCTGTCCAGCAACGAGGCACATGGCAACGGCCATGACAACGAGAGTAAGCCGTCGCGTTCCACTGACGACAAGTCGACGACAAAGAGATCGAAATCCAAGATGACCAAGGCCAAGAAAAACAAGCGCAAAGATCGGATCAGACAGATCACCGAGAAACCTACCGCGCTGATCCGGTCCAGACGGGCAGCCACGGCACGTAAGGAGCGCATCTGGGACTTTGGAGTCATCCCCTACGAAATTGACGCCAATTTCTCTGGGGCCCACAAGGCCCTATTTAAACAGGCCATGCGCCACTGGGAAAACTTTACCTGCGTCAAATTTGTTGAACGTACGGCAGATCATCCCCACTTTATCGTTTTCACGGAACGCGCTTGCGG ATGCTGTTCTTTCGTCGGGAAAAGAGGTAACGGAGCACAAGCCATTTCCATTGGGAAAAATTGCGATAAATTTGGGATCGTCGTCCACGAATTGGGTCACGTTGTCGGCTTTTGG CACGAACACACAAGACCAGACAGAGACAATCACGTGCACATTATCCGCGAAAACATCATGGCTG GTCAAGAGTACAATTTCAACAAACTGACATCCGAGGAGGTTAACTCGCTGGGCTTGTCCTACGACTTTGATTCCATCATGCACTACGCCCGCAACACTTTCTCTAAG GGGACTTATTTGGATACGATTCTGCCGCAAGCAGATCCCGAGACAAAATCACGACCCGAAATTGGCCAGCGCATTCGTCTTAGCGAGGGCGACATCTCCCAGACAAATAAACTTTACAAATGCCCAA AGTGCGGACGTACATTCCAGGAAAACAAAGCTTCGTTCACCTCGCCGGTTTTCCCGCCCGGCACTGTGTCCGAAGACGGTGAACGGTGCGAGTGGCGCATCACGGCCACGCATGGTGAACGCATTGTTCTCAACATTACGGAACTGGATGTCTTCAAAGGAGACAACTGCAAGTATGACTATGTCGAAATTCGCGATGGATACTGGCACAAGTCGCCCCTACTCG GTCGCTTTTGCGGCAGCACTCGTCTGCCCGATCCGGTCATGTCCAGCGGAAGTCGGATGTTGGTTACTTTCCAAAGTTCTCCCCGGCAGATCGGCTACAAAGGATTCAGCGCCTCTTACGAAG CGCTGTGTGGTGGGGATTTGAACGTGGATAGCGGTCATCTCGAGTCACCCAACTTCCCCGACGACTATCAACCCAACAAGGAGTGCACTTGGAAAATCACTGTCCCCTCCGACTATCAGGTGGCCCTCAAATTTCAAtcctttgaaattgaaaaccaCGACAATTGCGTCTACGATTTTCTGGAAATCCGTGACGGACACGAGCCAACTAGTCCGCTTATCGGTGTCTATTGCGGCTACAATATCCCAGAGGATATCAAATCGAGTAGCAACAAAATGTGgatcaaatttgtttcagaTAATTCCGTTCAAAAGGCCGGCTTTTCCGCTATTTTCATGAACG AATTTGACGAATGCGCTTCACTGGATCATGGATGTGAGCACAGCTGCGTCAATACCCTAGGAGGTTATGAATGCCAATGCCGAATCGGCTTTGAATTGCATTCGGATGGGAAACGATGCGAAG ATGCCTGCGGTGGGTTGATTGACTCGCCCAACGGGACCATAATCAGCCCGTCCTTCCCTGATTTGTACCCAAGCAACAAGCACTGCATCTGGGAAATATTCGCCCCACCTCAGTATCGAATTACTCTCAACTTCACGCACTTTGACTTGGAAGGGAACAAC CAAGACTGCGAGTACGATCACGTGGAAGTGAGGAGCAAGTTGAGCGAGAATGAATTAAGGAAACACGGCGTATTCTGCGGGACCCACCTGCCTCCCGTTGTGACTTCAGAAGGAAATGTTCTTCGCATCGAGTTCGCTTCAGACAATTCCGTTCAGAAGACGGGCTTTGCGGCCGTTTATTTTACCG ACAAAGATGAATGCGCAGTGAACAACGGCGGCTGCCAACAGGAATGTCGCAATACTATCGGCTCTTACGTTTGCGCTTGCAATAACGGATTCACACTTCACGAAAATGGACACGATTGTAAAGAAGGTGGCTGCAAACATGAAATTCGAGCTCCGTACGGCGAGGTCCTGAGCCCTAATTATCCTCATCCGTATCCAGCACGCAAAGAATGCGTCTGGCATTTCACCACAACTCCGGGCCATCGCATCAAATTA GTATTCCACGAATTTGAAATCGAATCTCACCACGAATGCGCTTATGACCATGTCGCTTTGTTCGATGGCGATAGCAGTGAAGATACAACATTGGGTAGATTCTGCGGATTAAAAGCCCCTCATCCCATCGTGGCGTCCGGCAATGAGCTTTACATGGTGTTCAAATCGGATGCCTCCGTTCAACGTAAAGGCTTTCAAGCTACCCACGCAACCG TTTGCGGCGGCCACCTTCAGGCAACGACTGGTGTGAAGCACTTTTACTCTCACGCCAAGTACGGAGACCATAACTACGAAAACAAGGAAGATTGTGATTGGATTATCGAGGCACCGGCTGGGAAAAATGTTCACTTGACTTTCCTCACCTTTGAGCTGGAAGATGAACACGAGTGTGGATATGATTCCATTGAGGTTTACCAAGGATTCGATGACTCGGGTCCGACCAACGGTCGTTACTGCGGCAATCGG GTACCTCCAGAGATCGTCTCGTTAAACGAAGCCCTTCTAGTTCGCTTCAAGAGTGACGATACCATCAACAGCAAGGGGTTCTCCGCCGCCTATGTAGCTATTGACGAGAACGAAAACGAGGATTTGCCCAAATCCCAACAAAGTGTTAGATACAACTAa